A stretch of Fundicoccus culcitae DNA encodes these proteins:
- a CDS encoding DUF4430 domain-containing protein produces MKKILKTISIPLIALFLVACGDQGTETTSVESQAPESSVESAAESVSQEQTESVSEASDTTSAEESDAVSSEDNGDEATSQAGITFTLFVNGEETASFVAVDSDGLSVMEAMESIEDLEFNFNEDEGVIDEIDGIANDYDTGETWTYLLNGEFAELGVVSQTLSEDDVVEWYYGTIDEIPVNIVPAEE; encoded by the coding sequence ATGAAAAAAATTTTAAAAACGATATCCATTCCTTTGATTGCTTTATTCTTAGTTGCATGTGGCGATCAAGGAACTGAGACAACTTCAGTAGAGTCACAAGCACCTGAATCATCCGTTGAGTCTGCCGCCGAAAGTGTATCCCAGGAGCAAACTGAATCAGTTAGTGAAGCGTCAGATACAACGAGCGCTGAAGAATCAGACGCTGTTTCAAGCGAAGATAACGGTGATGAAGCAACCAGCCAAGCAGGTATTACATTTACATTATTTGTTAATGGCGAAGAAACAGCTAGTTTCGTAGCGGTCGATAGTGATGGCTTATCTGTCATGGAGGCCATGGAATCCATTGAAGATCTAGAATTTAACTTCAATGAAGACGAAGGTGTCATCGATGAAATTGATGGAATTGCTAACGACTATGACACAGGTGAAACATGGACTTACTTATTAAACGGAGAGTTTGCTGAGTTAGGTGTTGTTTCACAAACACTCAGCGAAGACGACGTAGTTGAATGGTACTATGGTACTATCGATGAAATCCCTGTTAACATCGTACCAGCCGAAGAATAA